GCGTCTGGCTGATCGTCCTGGCCCTCACCCCGGGCCTGCGCCACTGGCTGCCCCTGCGCGTCCCCGCCGGCCCCGCCGCGCCCCGGCTGCGCGCCTCCCTGGACCGCGACGGCGCCGCCGCCCTGCTGCGCGACGCCGCCATGCGGGTCCCGGGCGTCGGTGCGGCCCGCGTCCGGGTGCGCCGCCGCCGCGTCACGGCCCGCGCGGACGTCCGCTTCCGCGACCCCCGGCAGGTGAAGGACGACCTCACCGCCGTCCTCGGCGAGGAACGCGACCGGCTCGCCCTCGCCCGCCCTCCCCGCGTCGTCGTCCGGGTGCGCCGACGTGGGGACTGACCGCCACGGCCACCGCCGCCACCGCCCGTCCCCCAGCACCGGAGCCCCCACCATGACGCCGCGATCCGCACTCAACCGCAGTCTGCTGGCCCTCGCCGGGCTGATACTGCTCGGCGGCGGCCTGCTGATCCTCTTCGCCGGGTTCGACGTCTACCGGCGCCTCGGCGCGACCCCGCCCACCGGATGGCCCCTGCTCGCCCCGGGCGACGTCCTGCTCGGCTCCGCCGACCGGGCCCGCTGGAGCAGCCGGGGCTGGTGGTGGCCCGTGGCCATCGCCGTCCTCGCCGTCGTCCTCCTGCTCGCCCTGTGGTGGCTGCTCGCCCAACTGCGCCGGCGCCGCCCCGGCACGCTGCCCGTCGGCGGCACGCCCCCGCAGGAGGGCGTGGAACTGAGCGACCGCGCGCTCGGCGACGCGATCGCCGCCGACGCCGGCGCCCTGCCGGACGTCCAGGAGGCGGGCGTCCGCATCACCGGCCGGCCCGCCCACCCCCACGCACGCGTCGGACTGACGCTCACTCCCGAGGGATCACCCGGTGAGGCCCTCGACGCCCTGTGCCGGGGGCCGCTCCTGACGGCCCGCCGGTCCACCGGTTACTCCGACCTGCCCACCGAGGTCCGCCTGCACGTCGCCCGCCACAAGGCGCACCGCGCGCAGTGAGGGGACACCGGTCCTTCCCGGCCGGTGGCCGCACGGGCGCGCGGGACGCGGACCGGGGGCCGGGGGCCGGGGGCCGCCGGGGCCGGGCCCGCCGGAGGCGGACGTGCCGCGATCGGAGCAATGGACCGGATGGCCCGGGCGGCCGGTGCACGCTGCTCTGATCGGTCGGGCCGCGTCGGGAGTTCGTGTGCATCGTTGTCGTGTGGGGATCCGTCGGGGCGCCGTCCGCCCCGGCCGTCGTGGCGCCACGGGAGCGCGCGGTCGTCCGGTCCGGGCCGGAGGGCGGTTCCGCGCGGGCGTGTGCGCCGCCCGTGCCGGCACGGCCGCTCCCGCGACGCGCGGTGAAGGCCCCGGCTCGTGACGGCCGGCGGGCGACGGGGAGACGGAGCGGACGCCGACCGGTCGGAGCGGTTCGGTGAGGAGGTCCTGGGGGCCCTGCTGGACCAGGGGCACGAGGTGCCGCCGCACCTGCTCGGTCGGCTCGTCGCGCGGCAGACGGGCAGGCTCGGCGGCCGCGAGACCTCGCTCCTCTTGCAGGACTACGGCCAGGAATGGCTCGTCCCCCTGCCGGTCGACGGGCTGACCGCCGGGGACGCGCAGCCGATCGACGGCTCCGACGCCGGGCGCGCCTTCCGGGAGTCGCGCAGCGTCGAGGTGCCGCGGGCCGACGGTGTGCGGATCCACCTGCCCCTGCTCGACGGCGGCGACCAGGTGGGCGTCCTGGCCGTCACGCTGGACGACGTCGACGACGACGTCAGGCGGCTGCTGCGCCGGATCGCCGTCCTCGTGGCCGACATGCTGGTGACCAAGCACGGCTACACCGATCTGTTCTTCCGGGTCCGGCGCCGGCAGGCGATGAGCGTGGCGGCGGAGATCCAGTGGTCGCTGCTGCCGCCGCTGTCGATGACCACGCCCCGCGTCATGCTGGCCGGGGTCCTGGAGCCCGCGTACGACGTGGCCGGCGACAGCTTCGACTACGCCCTCAACGACGACGTGCTGCACGTGGCCATGGTCGACGCGATGGGCCACGGGCTGGACGCCGCCACGATGGCCACCGTGGCCATCGGCGCCTACCGGCACGCCCGACGGATCAGCGTCGGCCTGTCGGAGATCTACACGTTCATGGACCGGGCCGTCGCCGGGCAGTTCGGCCCCGACCACTTCGTGACCGCTCAGATGATGCGGCTCGACACGGCCACGGGCCGCCTGCAGTGGGTCAACGCCGGGCATCCGGCCCCGCTGCTGGTCCGCGGGCACCGTGTCGTGCGGCGGCTGCACGGCCCGACGACGCTTCCCGTCGGCTTCGGTGGTCCCGAGCCCCTGATCAGCGAACTGTCCCTGGAACCCGGGGACCGGATCATGTGCTTCACCGACGGCCTCGTCGAGGAACACGTCCTCGGTGGTGAGGAGTTCGGTGAGGAACAGCTCATCGGGTGGGTGAACGGCATCGAGGGGAGGACGCGGGGGATCCGGGCGGTGGCCCGTTCCCTCTCCCACACGCTCAAGCAGGCCCGGGGCGGCATCACGACGGACGACGCCACGCTCCTGCTGATCGAGTGGCGCGGCGCCAACTGACCGGCCCCGCGGCCGACGCGGTACCGTTGTCGTCCCGGTCGGTTTTCGGTGTCCGGCCGCGCGATCGCGGCCGGACACCGAAAACCGACCGTGTCATATGCCCAGGCCGGGCGCGGCCGCGCTGTTCGCCATCACAAAGTACGCGATGCACGTGAAGGCGAGCATGCTGGAGAAGTACTTCACGTCTTTCTTTGCCCTTCGGTTCGGAGCAGGATTCTGCCCATGTCGGGGCGCAGGCAGAACACGACTCCCGTTGAGCACGGCGCGGTACCTGCGGCGAGATTGATCTTAGCCTTTCGGGCACGGTTCCAGCACAACAAGTCGATCATGTTAGAACCCGGATCCCCGAACGCGGCCGCAGGGCACTCGTCACCCTCGTCCCCCTGCGTTGGACACCGACGCCGGAAGCGGGCGGGCCGGTCCTAGCGGGCCGGCCGGCTGGGCGATCCGCGCAGTTCGGCCAGCGCCCGCGCGGCGCGGGCCTCCTCGGCGGGGGCCCCGATGCGCCTGCTGACGGACAGGCTCTCCTCCAGGTGGGCCACGGCCCGGTCCGTGCGCCCCGTGTCGCGTTCCGCCAGGGCCAGCTCGTACAGCACGTCGGCCTCCTCACCGGCCGCGTGGATGCGACGGACCACCGCGAGCGCGGCGACCTGGCGGGCCAGGGCCTCCTCGCCGCGACCGGCCGCGCGGTGGGCCCTGCCGAGCCGGTGGAGGGCGATGGCCTCACCGCGCCGGTCCCCCACCTCCCGCAGGACCGGCAGGACCTGCCCGTACAGGGCGAGGGCCTCCTC
This is a stretch of genomic DNA from Streptomyces sp. TG1A-8. It encodes these proteins:
- a CDS encoding PP2C family protein-serine/threonine phosphatase, giving the protein MTAGGRRGDGADADRSERFGEEVLGALLDQGHEVPPHLLGRLVARQTGRLGGRETSLLLQDYGQEWLVPLPVDGLTAGDAQPIDGSDAGRAFRESRSVEVPRADGVRIHLPLLDGGDQVGVLAVTLDDVDDDVRRLLRRIAVLVADMLVTKHGYTDLFFRVRRRQAMSVAAEIQWSLLPPLSMTTPRVMLAGVLEPAYDVAGDSFDYALNDDVLHVAMVDAMGHGLDAATMATVAIGAYRHARRISVGLSEIYTFMDRAVAGQFGPDHFVTAQMMRLDTATGRLQWVNAGHPAPLLVRGHRVVRRLHGPTTLPVGFGGPEPLISELSLEPGDRIMCFTDGLVEEHVLGGEEFGEEQLIGWVNGIEGRTRGIRAVARSLSHTLKQARGGITTDDATLLLIEWRGAN
- a CDS encoding alkaline shock response membrane anchor protein AmaP, which codes for MTPRSALNRSLLALAGLILLGGGLLILFAGFDVYRRLGATPPTGWPLLAPGDVLLGSADRARWSSRGWWWPVAIAVLAVVLLLALWWLLAQLRRRRPGTLPVGGTPPQEGVELSDRALGDAIAADAGALPDVQEAGVRITGRPAHPHARVGLTLTPEGSPGEALDALCRGPLLTARRSTGYSDLPTEVRLHVARHKAHRAQ